One window of Nocardia sp. NBC_00508 genomic DNA carries:
- a CDS encoding SDR family oxidoreductase has product MKTILITGATSGIGLESAQQLAAEGNRLVLVGRDPQKLSDTANLVRSAGAADVDTLECDFASQSSVRQLAKAVLAAYDQLDVLANNAGTYHKTRIETEDGIEATFAVNYLGGFLLTELLTDLMVHSAPSRIVFTSSVMQFGATMDFADLGFRHGYSGEKAYSRSKLANVLYTRALARRLEGTGVTVNAFHPGAVATGIWDSMPWFGQPLVAVAKRLFMISAAEGGRALTYLATDPEVAKVTGCYFQKNRIKAPSRLAQDDAVGQQLCVISASLVGMSG; this is encoded by the coding sequence GTGAAGACAATCCTGATCACGGGGGCAACATCGGGCATCGGTCTCGAATCCGCTCAGCAGCTGGCGGCGGAGGGGAACCGGCTTGTCTTGGTCGGGCGAGATCCGCAGAAATTGTCCGATACGGCGAACCTGGTGCGGTCCGCGGGGGCGGCAGACGTCGACACGCTGGAGTGTGATTTCGCCTCGCAGTCGTCTGTCCGGCAGCTCGCGAAGGCGGTTCTTGCCGCGTATGACCAATTGGATGTGCTGGCCAACAATGCCGGCACTTACCACAAGACTCGAATCGAAACCGAGGACGGTATCGAGGCCACGTTCGCGGTCAACTATCTCGGCGGTTTCCTCCTCACCGAACTGCTGACGGATCTGATGGTGCACAGCGCCCCGTCGCGCATTGTGTTCACCTCGTCGGTCATGCAGTTCGGCGCCACCATGGATTTCGCGGATCTGGGCTTCCGGCACGGATACTCGGGAGAGAAGGCGTACAGCCGCTCCAAGCTGGCAAATGTCCTCTACACCCGGGCGCTGGCGCGACGCCTCGAGGGAACCGGGGTGACGGTGAATGCCTTTCACCCCGGTGCGGTGGCGACCGGAATCTGGGATTCGATGCCGTGGTTCGGACAGCCCTTGGTCGCGGTCGCCAAGCGACTTTTCATGATCTCCGCCGCGGAGGGCGGCCGGGCACTGACCTATCTGGCCACCGATCCTGAAGTCGCCAAGGTTACCGGCTGCTACTTCCAGAAGAACCGCATCAAGGCTCCATCGCGCCTGGCACAGGACGACGCGGTCGGACAGCAACTGTGCGTTATCAGCGCGTCCTTGGTCGGGATGTCCGGGTAG
- a CDS encoding aldo/keto reductase: MIDIPTRHLGELAVPAQGLGCMGMSHGYGATDDAQSIATLHYALDLGVTFLDTADFYGAGHNEELIGRAIAGRRDEVVLATKFGFANRLGEPTRVRGDAAFVRQACEASLRRLGVDHIDLYYQHRVDPQVPIEETVGAMAELVRAGKVRHLGLSEAGARTIRRAHAVHPIAALQSEWSLWTRDLEAEIAPVCRDLGIGLVPFSPLGRGFLTGRYSSIDRLAESDVRRSQPRFAEGNLERNLAIVAKLDELAAAKGVTAGQLALAWVQHRGEDVVPIPGTRRQRYLEENVAALAVELSTEDLAAIEAAAPPEQVAGTRYDATSLTFVNG, from the coding sequence ATGATCGACATTCCCACCCGGCATTTGGGCGAACTCGCGGTCCCCGCGCAGGGCCTGGGGTGCATGGGAATGAGCCACGGCTACGGCGCCACCGACGACGCGCAGTCGATCGCGACGCTGCACTACGCCCTCGACCTCGGGGTGACCTTCCTGGACACCGCCGACTTCTACGGTGCCGGGCACAACGAGGAGCTGATCGGGCGCGCCATCGCCGGGCGGCGCGACGAGGTGGTACTGGCCACGAAGTTCGGCTTCGCCAACCGCCTCGGCGAGCCGACCCGGGTCCGCGGCGACGCTGCCTTCGTGCGGCAGGCGTGCGAGGCGTCGCTGCGCCGCCTCGGCGTCGACCACATCGACCTCTACTACCAGCACCGGGTCGATCCACAGGTCCCGATCGAGGAGACCGTCGGCGCCATGGCCGAGCTGGTGCGCGCCGGGAAAGTCCGCCACCTCGGGCTGTCCGAGGCCGGTGCGCGAACCATCCGGCGGGCGCACGCGGTGCACCCGATCGCCGCGCTACAGAGCGAGTGGTCGCTGTGGACCCGCGACTTGGAAGCGGAGATCGCCCCGGTCTGCCGCGATCTCGGCATCGGCCTCGTCCCGTTCTCCCCGCTGGGGCGCGGCTTCCTGACCGGCCGATACAGCTCGATCGATAGGCTGGCGGAGAGCGACGTGCGGCGCAGCCAGCCGCGTTTCGCCGAGGGCAACCTCGAACGGAACCTGGCGATCGTCGCGAAGCTCGACGAGCTGGCTGCCGCGAAGGGCGTCACCGCCGGCCAGCTCGCTCTGGCCTGGGTGCAGCACCGGGGCGAGGACGTGGTGCCGATCCCGGGCACCCGGCGGCAGCGGTACCTGGAGGAGAACGTCGCGGCCCTGGCCGTCGAGCTGTCCACCGAGGACCTCGCCGCGATCGAGGCCGCCGCCCCGCCCGAGCAGGTCGCAGGCACCCGCTACGACGCGACCAGCCTCACCTTCGTCAACGGCTGA